A window from Malania oleifera isolate guangnan ecotype guangnan chromosome 7, ASM2987363v1, whole genome shotgun sequence encodes these proteins:
- the LOC131160300 gene encoding uncharacterized protein LOC131160300 isoform X2, whose amino-acid sequence MDFDEYDYLEKAVEEQENRNESSKKRGGAEKSEREYRRRERDEDGDGEDDAEEDERRSSKRSRGEEENGGRREREGRERSSRSERHRSERDGERKIEKERDGERERGSREKEREREKDKERERGSRDREKERDVERERDRERSRRERDEREKERIRERDRERERERERREREKEREREKERERSRRSRSRSRRHESEKEKEKETREREREVEMRESRKFKEKKEMVEPEADPERDQRTVFAYQMPLKATERDVYEFFSKAGKVRDVRLIMDRNSRRSKGVGYIEFYDAMSVPMAIALSGHLLLGQPVMVKPSEAEKNLVQSTASGGSSGGLAGPYGPVDRKLYVGNLHFNMTEHQLRQIFEPFGAVELVQLPLDPETGHCKGFGFVQFSSVEHSKAAQSLNGKLDIAGRIIKVSSVTDHVGVQDSGAKTADFDDDDGGGLALNAQSRALLMQKLDRTGIASSIAGSLGVPALNGSVPNQQTMSLPLNGQAAVPAPILPAQVVAAPAPEPVGNPSECLLLKNMFDPATETEPDFDLDIKEDVEEECSKFGRVKHIYVDRNSAGHVYLRFETVQAAADAQRAMHMRWFARRLISALYMQPYEYEAKFKGGL is encoded by the exons ATGGATTTTGACGAGTACGATTACCTGGAGAAGGCTGTGGAAGAGCAAGAGAATCGAAATGAGTCTTCGAAGAAGAGAGGTGGAGCTGAAAAGAGTGAGAGGGAGTACAGGAGGCGGGAGCGGGATGAAGATGGCGATGGCGAAGATGACGCCGAAGAAGATGAGAGGAGGAGCAGTAAGAGGTCTAGAGGCGAGGAGGAAAATGGCGGGAGGAGAGAGCGTGAGGGCAGAGAGAGGTCAAGTCGTTCGGAGCGGCACAGAAGTGAGAGGGATGGTGAGAGGAAGATAGAAAAAGAAAGGGAtggggagagagaaagaggtagtagagagaaagagagggagagggaaaaAGATAAGGAGAGGGAAAGAGGTAGTAGAGacagggagaaagagagagatgtagagagagaaagagatcgAGAGCGTAGTAGGAGGGAgagggatgagagagagaaggagaggatcagggagagagatagagagagggagagagaaagagagagaagagaaagagagaaggagagagagcgggagaaagagagggagaggtcAAGGAGAAGCAGAAGTAGGTCAAGGAGGCATGAAAgtgagaaagagaaggagaaggaaACGCGAGAAAGAGAACGTGAAGTTGAGATGAGAGAAAGCAG GAAatttaaggaaaagaaagaaatggTGGAGCCTGAAGCTGATCCTGAAAGGGACCAGAGAACTGTTTTTGCTTATCAG ATGCCTTTGAAGGCGACTGAGAGAGACGTTTATGAGTTCTTCTCCAAAGCAGGCAAG GTGAGAGATGTCCGGCTTATCATGGACAGGAATTCAAGACGGTCAAAAGGAGTTGG GTATATTGAATTTTATGATGCAATGTCTGTGCCAATGGCAATTGCCCTATCTGGCCACCTACTTCTTGGACAACCAGTAATGGTCAAACCTTCTGAAGCTGAAAAGAATCTTGTTCAATCTACTGCTTCTGGGGGGAGCTCAGGTGGTCTTGCGGGACCATATGGACCAGTTGATAGAAAATTGTATGTGGGGAACTTACACTTTAACATGACAGAGCATCAGCTTCGGCAG ATTTTTGAACCTTTTGGTGCTGTGGAACTTGTGCAACTGCCCCTTGACCCTGAGACAGGACACTGTAAAGGTTTTGGGTTCGTTCAG TTTTCCTCAGTTGAACACTCAAAGGCAGCTCAAAGTTTGAATGGGAAATTGGATATTGCTGGGCGGATTATTAAG GTTTCTTCAGTTACAGATCATGTTGGTGTGCAAGATTCTGGGGCAAAAACTGCAGactttgatgatgatgatggggGTGGTTTG GCATTAAATGCTCAATCAAGAGCTCTTCTCATGCAGAAGTTGGATCGTACTGGTATTGCCTCAAG TATTGCAGGGTCTCTTGGAGTACCCGCACTTAATGGGTCTGTTCCAAATCAACAGACAATGAGCCTGCCTCTCAATGGGCAAGCTGCTGTTCCTGCTCCTATTCTCCCAGCTCAAGTTGTAGCTGCCCCAGCCCCTGAACCTGTTGGGAACCCGAGTGAGTGTTTACTGTTGAAAAATATGTTTGATCCAGCCACTGAG ACAGAGCCAGACTTTGATCTGGACATTAAAGAGGATGTGGAAGAAGAATGTTCCAAATTTGGTCGAGTGAAGCATATCTATGTGGACAG